One genomic window of Pseudomonas sp. LFM046 includes the following:
- a CDS encoding thiol-disulfide oxidoreductase DCC family protein, with the protein MDANEYPPHIRPGERVVLFDGVCKLCNGWVKFIIRHDRARLFKLAAVQSAEGQAILRWFGLPADSFATLLYVEGPELFVRSEAISRILRQLPAPWPLLAVFRFLPLGLRDWCYDRVARNRYRLFGRYDSCLLPTPDHAGRFLDARD; encoded by the coding sequence ATGGATGCCAACGAATACCCGCCCCATATCCGCCCCGGTGAGCGCGTCGTGCTCTTCGACGGGGTATGCAAGCTCTGCAATGGCTGGGTGAAGTTCATCATTCGCCATGACCGGGCGCGGTTGTTCAAGCTGGCCGCGGTGCAGTCTGCGGAAGGGCAGGCGATCCTGCGCTGGTTCGGCCTGCCCGCTGACAGCTTCGCAACCCTGCTCTATGTCGAGGGCCCCGAACTGTTTGTCCGCTCCGAGGCCATTTCACGCATTCTTCGCCAACTGCCGGCGCCTTGGCCGCTGCTGGCGGTGTTCCGCTTCCTGCCCCTGGGCCTGCGGGACTGGTGCTACGACCGCGTCGCCCGCAATCGCTACCGGCTCTTTGGCCGCTACGACAGTTGCCTGCTGCCGACGCCCGACCATGCGGGGCGTTTCCTCGATGCCCGCGATTGA
- a CDS encoding ATP-NAD kinase family protein yields MSAFHMGLIINPLAGLGGPAALKGSDGVAEEALARGAEPRATARTRLALECLLPLVGRIQFLTFPGPMGADLLAEMGFAHRVLGHLEGPLTCADDTRHAVAALQDVGVALILFAGGDGTARDVSAVVREDQPVLGIPAGVKIHSGVYAISPRAAGELARRLVEGGLVRLASGEVRDLDEAALRDGKVAARWYGELTVPVEGHFMQHVKQGGMESEELVLVELADWLSESWEEGVRYVLGPGSTLHGLAANLGLETTLLGVDVIENGVVIARDVTEAQLFDLVEGHAARLLVTAIGGQGHIIGRGNQQISPRVLRAIGLDHLRVVATKRKLGTLEGRPLLVDSGDPGLDEAFPDAVRVWAGYKEELLYPLGWGEVD; encoded by the coding sequence ATGTCCGCATTCCATATGGGCCTGATCATCAATCCCCTGGCCGGCCTGGGCGGGCCAGCCGCGCTCAAGGGTAGCGACGGCGTCGCCGAAGAAGCCCTTGCCAGAGGCGCCGAGCCCCGAGCGACAGCACGAACCCGGCTGGCCCTGGAATGCCTGCTGCCGCTCGTCGGACGTATCCAGTTCCTCACCTTTCCCGGCCCCATGGGCGCCGACCTGCTGGCGGAGATGGGCTTTGCGCACCGGGTTCTGGGTCACCTCGAGGGGCCGCTCACGTGCGCCGACGATACTCGCCATGCCGTAGCGGCCCTGCAGGATGTCGGTGTCGCCCTGATCCTCTTCGCCGGCGGTGATGGCACGGCGCGGGACGTCAGTGCCGTGGTGCGGGAAGACCAGCCGGTGCTGGGGATCCCCGCCGGGGTGAAAATCCATTCCGGGGTTTATGCCATCAGCCCGCGCGCGGCCGGGGAACTGGCGCGGCGCCTGGTGGAAGGCGGCCTGGTGCGCCTGGCCAGCGGCGAGGTGCGTGACCTGGATGAAGCTGCGCTGCGGGACGGCAAGGTCGCCGCGCGCTGGTATGGCGAGCTGACGGTGCCGGTGGAAGGGCATTTCATGCAGCACGTCAAGCAGGGCGGCATGGAGTCGGAGGAACTGGTGCTGGTGGAGCTTGCCGACTGGCTCAGCGAAAGCTGGGAGGAGGGCGTGCGCTACGTACTCGGGCCGGGCTCCACCCTCCATGGCCTGGCGGCCAACCTGGGCCTGGAAACCACGCTGCTCGGGGTGGATGTGATCGAGAACGGCGTGGTGATTGCTCGGGATGTGACCGAAGCGCAATTGTTCGACCTGGTGGAGGGGCATGCCGCGCGATTGCTGGTCACCGCCATCGGCGGCCAGGGCCACATCATTGGTCGTGGCAACCAGCAGATCAGCCCGCGGGTGCTGCGTGCCATCGGCCTGGACCACCTGCGCGTGGTGGCCACCAAGCGCAAACTCGGCACCCTGGAGGGGCGCCCCCTCCTGGTGGACAGCGGCGACCCGGGCCTGGACGAGGCATTCCCGGACGCGGTGCGGGTCTGGGCCGGCTACAAGGAAGAGCTGCTGTATCCCCTGGGCTGGGGCGAGGTGGACTGA